A genome region from Diorhabda carinulata isolate Delta chromosome 2, icDioCari1.1, whole genome shotgun sequence includes the following:
- the LOC130903450 gene encoding probable N-acetyltransferase san → MTRESIELGNVTPHNIKQLKRLNSVVFPVSYNDKFYKDVLEAGELAKLAYYNDIVVGAVCCRIDTSEKSRRLYIMTLGCLYPYRRLGIGTLMVEHVLNYVEQDGNFDSIFLHVQVNNKGAIDFYKKFGFEIVETKEHYYKRIEPADAHVLQKNLRKTGLVNGIIDL, encoded by the exons atgaccAG agAAAGTATAGAACTTGGAAATGTAACTCCACATAACATAAAACAACTTAAGCGCCTAAATAGTGTGGTTTTCCCTGTATCTTACAATGATAAATTTTACAAAGACGTTTTAGAAGCCGGAGAGTTGGCTAAACTAGCATATTATAACGACATAGTAGTTGGTGCAGTGTGTTGTCGAATAGATACATCGGAAAAATCTAGGAGATTATATATTATGACTTTGGGATGCTTGTATCCATACCGGAGATTAGGAATCGGCACTCTTATGGTCGAGCATGTCTTAAATTACGTTGAACAGGATGGCAATTTTGATAGTATATTTTT acatGTTCAGGTCAACAATAAAGGAGCCATcgatttctataaaaaatttggttttgagATTGTAGAAACAAAGGAACACTATTACAAAAGAATAGAGCCTGCTGATGCACATgttcttcaaaaaaatcttaGGAAAACTGGTCTAGTTAATGGAATTATTGATCTATAA